One Leeia speluncae DNA segment encodes these proteins:
- the serC gene encoding 3-phosphoserine/phosphohydroxythreonine transaminase yields the protein MTIFNFSAGPAVLPRPVLEQAQAELIDWHGSGMSVMEMSHRGPEFQSIIDEALADLRELMNIPSNYQILFLQGGAQGQFSAVPLNLIGATGKADYVNTGHWSTLAMKEAARFGQVNEVCSSADSRFDHIPAFSEWKLSKDASYVHYTPNETVGGLEFQWVPEVGDVPLVADMSSNILSREIDVSKFGLIYAGAQKNIGPSGLTLVIVRDDLIGKSLPITPVTYDYKKYADAGSMYNTPSTYGIYLAGLVFKWLKAQGGVAAMEAINVEKSNLLYHYLNDCGGFYYSPIAEADRSRMNVVFRLKDEALDAAFLKESKAAGLLQLKGHKIAGGMRASIYNAMPVEGVQALLSFMKDFAQRNG from the coding sequence ATGACTATATTCAATTTTTCAGCAGGACCGGCTGTACTGCCAAGACCTGTTCTAGAGCAAGCACAAGCTGAGTTGATTGATTGGCATGGAAGTGGAATGAGTGTGATGGAAATGAGCCATCGCGGGCCAGAGTTCCAATCTATCATTGATGAGGCGTTAGCAGATTTACGCGAATTAATGAATATTCCTTCTAACTACCAAATCTTGTTTTTGCAAGGTGGTGCGCAAGGTCAATTTTCTGCAGTTCCGCTTAACTTGATCGGCGCAACGGGCAAAGCCGATTATGTCAATACTGGCCACTGGTCTACATTGGCGATGAAAGAAGCGGCGCGTTTTGGCCAAGTGAACGAAGTTTGTTCTAGTGCTGATAGTCGTTTTGACCATATCCCAGCGTTTAGTGAGTGGAAGTTATCTAAAGATGCATCTTATGTGCATTACACTCCGAACGAAACAGTGGGTGGGTTAGAGTTTCAGTGGGTTCCAGAAGTGGGTGATGTGCCATTAGTGGCGGACATGTCGTCTAATATTTTATCTCGCGAAATTGATGTTTCTAAATTTGGCCTGATTTATGCGGGTGCCCAGAAAAATATTGGTCCAAGTGGATTAACTTTAGTCATTGTTCGAGATGATTTAATTGGTAAATCTTTGCCAATTACCCCTGTGACCTACGATTACAAAAAGTATGCCGATGCAGGGTCTATGTATAACACCCCATCTACATATGGTATTTACTTGGCTGGTTTAGTATTTAAGTGGTTAAAGGCACAAGGTGGCGTTGCAGCGATGGAAGCTATCAATGTTGAGAAATCTAATTTGCTTTATCACTACCTAAACGATTGTGGCGGTTTCTACTATAGCCCAATTGCAGAAGCCGATCGTTCTCGTATGAATGTGGTTTTCAGATTAAAAGATGAAGCACTAGATGCTGCATTCTTGAAAGAATCCAAAGCGGCTGGGTTGTTACAGCTAAAAGGTCACAAGATTGCAGGGGGAATGCGCGCATCTATTTACAATGCAATGCCTGTCGAGGGTGTTCAAGCATTATTGAGTTTCATGAAAGACTTTGCACAGCGTAACGGTTAA
- the pheA gene encoding prephenate dehydratase translates to MSDDLLKQHRDAIDALDLKVLQCLNERAEHARKIGEIKGGGVIYRPEREAQVLRRIKDVNPGPLSGETVARLFREIMSACLSLEKPLTIAHLGPSGTFSESASVKHFGHAANLKPCVSIDEVFRTAESGDVDYAVVPVENSTEGAVGRTLDLLTQTPLQICGEVVLRIHQHLLRNTPSLEGIEKVYSHAQSLGQCHEWLNTHLPDVERVSVASNAEAARLAAADARFAAIAGDAAAERFNLTQLASNIEDEPNNTTRFLVLGPHDATSSGKDKTSLVMSAKNQPGAVHQLLAPLAERGVSMTKFESRPSRIGLWEYVFFVDVEGHSTDAHVVDAIEALKERAAFVKVLGSYPVAVL, encoded by the coding sequence ATGTCTGATGATTTACTAAAGCAACACCGCGACGCGATCGATGCGCTGGATCTTAAGGTTTTGCAATGCCTAAATGAACGTGCCGAACATGCACGGAAAATTGGCGAAATAAAAGGCGGTGGAGTGATTTATCGCCCGGAGCGTGAAGCGCAAGTCTTACGCCGCATTAAGGATGTTAATCCTGGTCCTTTGTCGGGCGAAACGGTTGCTCGCTTGTTCCGTGAGATTATGTCTGCGTGCTTGTCGTTAGAAAAACCATTAACGATTGCGCATCTTGGTCCAAGTGGCACATTTAGTGAGTCGGCGAGTGTGAAGCATTTTGGCCATGCAGCAAATCTAAAACCTTGTGTTTCAATTGATGAAGTCTTTAGAACTGCAGAGTCCGGTGATGTAGATTACGCCGTTGTGCCTGTAGAAAACTCTACCGAAGGTGCAGTAGGTCGTACATTAGACTTGTTAACTCAAACACCGCTACAAATTTGCGGTGAAGTGGTGTTAAGAATTCATCAGCATTTATTGCGTAATACGCCTTCCCTAGAAGGGATCGAGAAGGTGTACTCTCACGCTCAGTCACTGGGTCAGTGTCATGAATGGTTGAATACACATCTACCAGATGTAGAGCGCGTATCAGTGGCAAGCAATGCGGAAGCAGCAAGATTGGCCGCAGCAGATGCCAGGTTTGCCGCAATTGCAGGCGATGCAGCTGCTGAGCGTTTTAATTTGACTCAACTTGCTTCTAACATTGAAGATGAGCCAAATAACACCACACGTTTCTTGGTGTTAGGTCCACATGATGCAACTAGTAGTGGAAAAGACAAAACTTCCTTGGTGATGTCTGCTAAAAACCAGCCTGGTGCCGTACATCAATTATTGGCGCCTCTGGCTGAACGCGGTGTATCGATGACCAAATTCGAGTCTAGACCGTCTCGGATTGGTCTATGGGAATATGTTTTCTTTGTTGATGTGGAAGGTCACTCTACTGACGCACACGTGGTAGATGCGATTGAAGCATTAAAAGAGCGTGCTGCATTTGTAAAAGTGCTTGGTTCTTATCCTGTTGCGGTACTCTAA
- the cysK gene encoding cysteine synthase A, whose protein sequence is MKIANSVTDLIGNTPLVKINRLTEGASATVAAKLEFFNPGHSVKDRIGAAMIDAAEAAGKITPETIIVEPTSGNTGIAIAMVCAARGYKCVLTMPESMSKERRMLLRAYGAELVLTPAAEGMGGAIKKAEELAASDSKYLILQQFANPANPEIHRQTTAEEIWRDTDGKVDIVVAGVGTGGTVTGIGETLKAKNPNIQVFAVEPDASPVLSGGAKGPHPIQGIGAGFVPAILNTEVYNEVVRVKNEDAFDTARKMATQEGLLVGISSGAATWAAIELAKKPENADKLIVVIIPSFGERYLSTPLYEHLAN, encoded by the coding sequence ATGAAAATCGCAAACTCCGTCACAGATTTGATTGGGAATACACCACTTGTCAAAATCAACCGATTGACTGAGGGTGCTAGCGCAACGGTTGCTGCTAAGCTCGAATTCTTTAACCCTGGCCACAGCGTGAAAGATCGTATCGGTGCAGCCATGATTGATGCCGCTGAAGCCGCTGGGAAAATTACACCAGAAACGATCATCGTTGAACCAACCTCAGGTAACACAGGCATTGCTATTGCCATGGTTTGCGCAGCTAGAGGCTACAAATGCGTGCTCACGATGCCTGAAAGCATGAGTAAAGAGCGCAGAATGCTATTGCGTGCTTACGGCGCAGAGCTAGTCTTAACACCAGCTGCTGAAGGCATGGGTGGCGCAATCAAAAAGGCAGAAGAGCTAGCGGCCAGCGATAGCAAGTACCTAATTTTGCAGCAGTTTGCTAACCCAGCAAACCCTGAAATTCACCGCCAGACAACTGCAGAAGAAATTTGGCGTGATACCGATGGGAAAGTGGATATAGTTGTAGCTGGTGTTGGTACCGGCGGCACAGTAACAGGGATTGGTGAAACCTTAAAAGCCAAAAATCCTAACATTCAAGTATTTGCCGTAGAACCAGATGCATCACCAGTGCTTTCTGGCGGAGCCAAAGGCCCGCACCCAATTCAGGGTATTGGTGCAGGGTTTGTGCCAGCTATTTTAAACACCGAGGTTTATAACGAAGTTGTTCGTGTAAAAAACGAAGATGCGTTTGATACAGCAAGAAAAATGGCTACACAAGAAGGGTTGCTAGTAGGTATTTCTAGTGGTGCAGCAACTTGGGCGGCCATTGAACTAGCAAAGAAACCAGAAAATGCGGACAAGCTAATTGTTGTAATTATCCCATCATTTGGTGAGCGCTATCTTAGCACCCCACTTTATGAACACTTAGCAAACTGA
- the aroC gene encoding chorismate synthase: MSGNTFGLLFTVTSFGESHGPGIGCVIDGCPPGLEITAEDIQQDLDRRKPGTSRHVTQRKEPDQVEILSGVFEGKTTGTPIALLIRNTDQRSQDYSKIMQTFRPGHADYSWWHKYGIRDYRGGGRSSARETAVRVAAGAVAKKWLAEKFGITIRGYMSQLGSVQIPFVSWDEVGNNPFFAPNAEIVPTLESYMDEIRAARDSIGARIDVVAEGVPVGWGEPVFDRLDADIAYAMMGINAVKGVEVGAGFASIAQKGSEHCDELTPTGFATNHAGGVLGGVSTGQDIRVSIAIKPTSSIPQDRNSIDLNGNAVMMQTTGRHDPCVGIRATPIAEAMLALVLIDHALRHRGQNADVKVTTPRIPGARR, translated from the coding sequence ATGTCTGGTAATACTTTTGGTCTTCTTTTTACGGTTACATCTTTTGGCGAAAGCCATGGTCCTGGTATCGGCTGTGTGATTGATGGCTGCCCTCCTGGATTGGAGATTACTGCTGAAGATATTCAACAAGACTTGGATAGACGAAAGCCAGGTACATCACGACACGTGACGCAACGTAAAGAGCCTGATCAGGTGGAAATCTTATCTGGCGTTTTTGAGGGCAAAACGACTGGCACGCCAATTGCTCTGCTGATTCGTAACACTGACCAGCGTAGCCAGGATTATTCCAAGATTATGCAAACCTTCCGCCCTGGACATGCGGATTATTCATGGTGGCATAAATATGGTATCCGTGATTATCGTGGTGGTGGTCGTTCTAGTGCGAGAGAAACTGCTGTTAGAGTGGCTGCGGGCGCGGTTGCTAAAAAATGGCTAGCGGAAAAGTTTGGAATTACCATCCGTGGTTATATGAGCCAATTAGGCAGTGTACAAATTCCGTTCGTTAGCTGGGATGAGGTGGGCAATAATCCTTTTTTTGCGCCGAATGCAGAAATTGTTCCTACACTTGAATCATATATGGATGAAATTAGAGCTGCACGTGATTCTATTGGCGCTCGAATTGATGTGGTGGCTGAAGGTGTTCCTGTGGGTTGGGGTGAACCCGTATTTGATCGTTTAGATGCGGATATTGCTTATGCAATGATGGGCATCAATGCGGTAAAAGGGGTGGAAGTCGGTGCTGGATTTGCTTCAATTGCACAAAAGGGTTCTGAGCATTGTGATGAACTGACGCCAACTGGATTTGCAACCAATCATGCCGGTGGTGTTTTGGGTGGCGTTTCTACTGGACAAGACATCCGCGTGAGCATTGCAATCAAGCCAACATCTAGTATCCCGCAAGATAGAAATTCAATTGATTTAAACGGCAATGCAGTAATGATGCAAACAACGGGTCGTCATGACCCTTGCGTTGGTATTCGTGCAACGCCTATCGCTGAAGCAATGTTGGCATTGGTGTTGATTGATCATGCATTACGCCATCGTGGTCAGAATGCGGATGTTAAAGTGACTACGCCAAGAATTCCCGGTGCGCGCCGCTAA
- the fliJ gene encoding flagellar export protein FliJ codes for MAKFQFEKLLELARQDEDKAARTMQDAQKRLNQSQQQFQTLGQYRQDYLDKLGQTQSQGITIAQLKDYQLFMSKLDTAIQQQQKEVERYEQILVAARNQWMEKRSKVQAFEALEVRHHANELKKENKQEQKLNDEFAGRAGRHTPENG; via the coding sequence ATGGCCAAGTTTCAATTCGAGAAACTGCTGGAGCTAGCAAGGCAAGATGAAGATAAAGCAGCTCGGACAATGCAAGATGCGCAAAAGCGCTTAAATCAGAGTCAACAGCAGTTTCAAACACTTGGCCAATACCGCCAAGATTACCTTGATAAGCTGGGCCAAACGCAATCCCAAGGTATCACTATTGCTCAATTAAAAGATTATCAATTGTTTATGAGCAAATTAGATACCGCCATTCAGCAGCAACAAAAAGAAGTCGAGCGGTACGAGCAGATCTTGGTTGCTGCAAGAAATCAATGGATGGAAAAGCGTTCAAAGGTTCAAGCGTTTGAAGCATTAGAAGTTAGACATCACGCTAATGAACTTAAAAAAGAAAATAAGCAAGAGCAAAAACTCAATGATGAGTTTGCAGGCAGAGCAGGGCGGCACACGCCTGAGAACGGTTAA
- a CDS encoding flagellar hook-length control protein FliK: MINLTSVHTDASAKTTANKTTNLASLLFADSSGETASSQDSLFLQMLQNTLPGVSAEQLAALMSGQSQSGSTNLSDELASNTLGKTKKDSKDDTSDSSLASLMASMFGVAHQQTALSSQLNNQSSDADDLSQDFKMIDEANSAVSGVEAADVAAISPEELSSLFLKSDAKTSEADGSDFSSELLNHIQEAKGRHAVQNVSTDVAVDQSSQMSVDVPVGDDAWANAMSQRVLMMAGQDLQSAELHLNPPNLGPVSVRLDIQNQEASVSFSSPHLAVREAIQSAAPQLIEMFSGSGLSLANVNVGSQQSEQRQAQGKSDGKSSSKSIGNIGAVTATAETDATVAPTVITKQIGLDGLAVDTFI; this comes from the coding sequence ATGATTAATCTAACCTCAGTTCACACCGACGCCAGTGCTAAAACCACTGCAAATAAAACAACGAATCTAGCAAGTCTATTATTTGCGGATTCGTCCGGCGAAACGGCTAGCTCGCAAGATTCATTATTCCTCCAAATGCTGCAAAATACGCTGCCAGGTGTCTCTGCAGAGCAACTTGCTGCATTAATGTCGGGCCAATCTCAGTCTGGTTCAACGAATTTATCGGATGAGTTAGCATCTAATACATTAGGCAAAACCAAAAAAGATTCAAAGGATGATACTTCAGACTCAAGCTTAGCCTCGCTCATGGCCTCTATGTTTGGTGTTGCCCATCAGCAAACCGCTTTATCTAGTCAGTTAAATAATCAATCTTCAGATGCTGATGATTTATCACAAGATTTTAAAATGATTGATGAGGCAAATTCTGCCGTGAGTGGCGTTGAAGCGGCAGATGTTGCCGCAATTTCTCCTGAAGAACTATCCAGTTTATTCTTAAAATCAGATGCTAAGACAAGTGAGGCGGATGGTAGTGATTTTAGTAGTGAATTACTGAATCATATCCAAGAAGCCAAAGGTCGCCATGCTGTGCAAAATGTGTCGACTGATGTCGCGGTAGATCAATCTAGCCAAATGTCTGTTGATGTGCCTGTTGGTGATGATGCGTGGGCAAATGCGATGAGCCAGCGTGTGTTAATGATGGCAGGTCAAGATCTTCAGTCTGCGGAATTACACTTAAACCCACCTAACCTAGGGCCTGTATCTGTTCGCTTGGATATCCAGAATCAAGAAGCTTCGGTTAGTTTTAGTTCACCTCACCTTGCGGTAAGGGAAGCAATTCAATCTGCCGCACCTCAGTTGATTGAAATGTTTTCTGGAAGTGGTTTGAGTTTGGCGAATGTGAATGTGGGCTCTCAGCAATCCGAGCAAAGACAGGCTCAGGGTAAGTCTGATGGAAAATCTTCCTCTAAGTCCATTGGTAATATTGGCGCTGTCACTGCAACAGCAGAAACAGATGCAACAGTTGCGCCAACGGTTATTACGAAACAGATCGGCCTAGATGGCTTGGCTGTGGACACCTTCATCTAA